Part of the Coleofasciculus sp. FACHB-1120 genome is shown below.
GAGCAGTTGACGCACGAGCTGGAACAAGGTCAATATCAAATTTTTCACTACGCAGGTCATAGCGACCAAGGAGCCTACGGCGGCAATCTCTACCTCGTGAGCCGCCAAACTGGGCTGACGGAGATGTTAAGCGGAGATGACTTAGCGGGGTTACTCGTCAATAATGGCGTCCAGCTCGCAGTGTTTAACTCCTGCCGGGGCGCTCATACTGCCGCTTCAGCTCCCAGCGACGGTGCCGCAGAGGGAAATTTGGCAGAAGCGCTGGTTAAACGCGGCATCAAGAGCGTGCTGGCGATGGCAGAACGCATTCCGGATCAAGTCGCTTTGACCTTGGCGCGGCGGTTTTACGGCAATCTGAATCAAGGTTATCCGATTGACCTCAGCCTGAGTCGGGCGAGGCAAAGTTTAATTTCTACTTACGGTTCTCGCCAGCTTTACTGGGCTTTACCGATCCTCTATCTTCACCCGGAATTTGACGGTTACTTGACACCAAGTCATCATGCCATCAATGCCAAAGCAGAGCGACTTCAGTTGCCCGATGCTTCTGGGGCAGACATTGCTTGGGGAGAAATGCTTGGCTCTCCACTCTCGAATCGGGAGGAAGAAGCGGTATTCACGGCACCGACTGCGTCGAGATCCGGTTTCTTAAGCACCGACGAGGCTTTAGAGGATGACTTCTACGGATATGACGATCCCGACTGGACCGATCCGGTTGATGATTTGGAATATGACGATATTGGCTACGAAGACGACTCAGCTTTGGTTGCGGATCTGTTTCGCCAGCTGAAGCCCGAATTAGCAGCAGACACGGAGAGGGAAACAGAGGCAGACCAGACGAGAGATAGACCCGTAGAAAGGGAGAATCAGAAGACGATCGCCGCTCACCCGCTCAGCGAGTCGAAAACACCCCCTCAACCCGTCGTCGCAGCGATCGCTGCTGAGTCAGCACCGAAAAACGTGGGATCGGGAGAATCGTTACTGGGATATGCCGCCGGGAACCCCCGGCTGCGATTTTGGCAGCGTGGAGAAGGAAAGGACGGACAGCCACGAGCTAAGCGTATCCCACTGATTTTGCTGGCGTTAGGCTCGACGATAGCGATCGCGCTTTTGGGTTTCTGGTTATTGCAACGTCGTCCGCAACCTTCAGACTTGTTGTTCTCTCAGGAGAATACCTCAACCTCACTTCCGGCGATCCCAAGTCCCAATCTCAAAAATGTCAATCTCCAGAAAGCCAATACCCCGACTGTTACGGCGATCGCAATTGAACAGTTCAGCCAAAATAACTTATCCGCCGCAGTGGTGGCTGTAGAAGAATTGCTCAACCGAGGAGCGTTACAGCAAGCCCAAGGGGCGCTTGACAACGTTAGCAAACAGAAAATCGATGACCCAGCCATTAGCTTCCTAAGAGGGCGTCTGGCATGGCAATCTGTTCAAACTGGCAGCAAGGATTACAGTTTAGATGATGCCCGTCGATTCTGGGAGCTAGCGGTCAAAAAGCAACCCAAATCTGCCCAATACTTGAATGCCTTAGGGTTTGCCTATTACTTAGAAGGAAATCTCGATCGGGCGAACCAAATTTGGTTTGATGCTTTTTACTTGATAGAAGAAAAGCAAGCCGCTGTTGCCGGATCGGTTGCCCAACAAGAAGCTTTGACGACTTATGCCGGATTAGCCATCGGGCTAAGTAAATTGGCGGCATCCCAACCTGCTGATAAGCAAGCAAAACTTTTGGATGAAGCCCGTAAGCTCCGCCAAAAGGCAATCTCAGAAGATCCGGTTAACTTCCAACCAGAAGCCCTGAGTAAAAACTGGCTCTGGACAGAAAAAGCAATTAAAGATTGGCGATCGCTACTTTCGGCAAGTCAAAAGTAATTCGGTCAAAAACATTTACAGGGAGCTTAATTTGTAGTAATTGGTCAAAAAAATTGAGTTTTGAGTGAGAAGAAATTTCTTCTTACTCAAAACTCAAAACTTTCATACTGATTACTTTTTAAGCAGCGAAGAAAGAGTCTGCCGCCTTCGCATATCCATGATTTCTGCCAGACTATCCTCGCCCCAATCCAGAGGATGATTTTCTTCTGGAGGCACCACTGTTACCTCAGTCATCCCATAATTTGTCATCATTAAGGGTACTTCTTGAGGTTTAGAAAAGTTTTCTGTCCGTTGCTTTGGGGGCGTGGGACGACGCTTTTGAGTCGGGCGGGGTTGTTTTTTGCGGACGCTTGCAGTCGGCTTTGACCGTTTGAGAGATTTACGCTGCGATGGACGACTCAGGTTCAGCGCTATCAACAGCGTTCCAGTGACAAAGCCCAATGCGATCGCACCATACAACCACCGTGGTACTTCCGGTTGCTTCGGAGCTTCCGGAGCAACCGGAACTTCCGGAACCGCTGTAAAACCTGGCAACGGGGTCTCGGATGGCTGACTGGTGATGAAGCTTGAGAGTGGAGATGTCCCTGATTCTGGAACCGTCGTTACGGCAGGCATCGGTTCAACAGGTTTAGATTCCTCCTCCTCGACGGGGCCTGTACTAACTAGACCTAGCGCTGCTACTGCTGCGATGGTAATCACAGAAGCCCACAAACCGCCCCAAAAGGCGAGTGGGTACTTCTGAACCATCTGGTACAGGAAAACAAGGCTAAAGCGCTGGATAGGAGGCTTATCGGGCTGATTGAGCATTGAACGCCCTCAACTAGCACGGCTGATTGATATTAGGTAATTTATATCAAAG
Proteins encoded:
- a CDS encoding CHAT domain-containing protein; this encodes MAQEFHISVNPLGENKYWVRTEWVAAPGAVPFAEEQVTWQVEDWLAQARHLMNDPLLMALSPSDTSRSVSPNREATQSSLNLVALGQQLYDALFQGTLRDSWMIAQAIAQDRQEVLRLRLGLKDSRLLSLPWEVLHDGDRPLATGTDVAFSRYQMSTRLRSPSVSLGSGSNQPAVRILMAIAAPNDQESLALKQEVSHLQAELSHRSRNGLPEIQLTVLEQPGTEQLTHELEQGQYQIFHYAGHSDQGAYGGNLYLVSRQTGLTEMLSGDDLAGLLVNNGVQLAVFNSCRGAHTAASAPSDGAAEGNLAEALVKRGIKSVLAMAERIPDQVALTLARRFYGNLNQGYPIDLSLSRARQSLISTYGSRQLYWALPILYLHPEFDGYLTPSHHAINAKAERLQLPDASGADIAWGEMLGSPLSNREEEAVFTAPTASRSGFLSTDEALEDDFYGYDDPDWTDPVDDLEYDDIGYEDDSALVADLFRQLKPELAADTERETEADQTRDRPVERENQKTIAAHPLSESKTPPQPVVAAIAAESAPKNVGSGESLLGYAAGNPRLRFWQRGEGKDGQPRAKRIPLILLALGSTIAIALLGFWLLQRRPQPSDLLFSQENTSTSLPAIPSPNLKNVNLQKANTPTVTAIAIEQFSQNNLSAAVVAVEELLNRGALQQAQGALDNVSKQKIDDPAISFLRGRLAWQSVQTGSKDYSLDDARRFWELAVKKQPKSAQYLNALGFAYYLEGNLDRANQIWFDAFYLIEEKQAAVAGSVAQQEALTTYAGLAIGLSKLAASQPADKQAKLLDEARKLRQKAISEDPVNFQPEALSKNWLWTEKAIKDWRSLLSASQK